Part of the Nostoc sp. ATCC 53789 genome, ATGGAAATTCCCATAGAAAGTCTGTGGAGTCAGGTACTAGAGCGCCTACAGGTTGAACTATCCCGACCTACCTTTGAAACTTGGATAAAAACTGCTAGTGCGGAGCGATTAGAAAATAATTGCTTAGTAATCCGCACTCCTAACCCATTTGCCCGTAATTGGTTACAGAAATATTACATCAATACCATTGCTCATGCAGTACAAGATATTCTCGGTCATCCCGTAGGAATTTACATTACTGTTGCTCAAGGTGATGAAGTTTCTCATTTTAGTGAACGGGAGGTTTCTTGGGAATCAACAAATCCTAGCAGTATTCCTGAAGCTGTTTCTCATCACAACCATAAAACTACTGAATTAAATTCTAAATATGTCTTTTCACGATTTGTAGTTGGAGCAAACAATCGGATGGCTCACGCTGCTTCTTTAGCAGTTGCAGAATCTCCTGGTAAAGAATTTAATCCTTTATTTTTATGCGGTGGGGTAGGTTTAGGTAAAACTCATCTGATGCAAGCTATTGGTCATTATCGCTGGAAAATTTGTCCTGATTGTAAAATATTTTATGTTTCTACTGAACAGTTTACTAATGATTTAATTACAGCAATTCGTAAAGATAGTATGCAAAGTTTTCGAGAACATTATCGAGCTGCTGATGTTTTATTAGTTGATGATATTCAGTTTCTTGAAGGCAAAGAATACACTCAAGAAGAATTTTTTTATACTTTTAATACTTTACATGAAGCTGGCAAACAAGTTGTGATTGCTTCCGATCGCCCTCCTAACCAGATTCCTAGCTTACAAGAACGTCTTTGTTCTCGGTTTTCTATGGGGTTAATCGCAGATATCCAAAAGCCAGATTTAGAAACTAGGATGGCAATTTTGCAAAAAAAAGCCGAGGATGAAAATATTCGTCTTCCTCGCGATGTGATTGAGTATATTGCTTCTAACTATACTTCTAATATTAGAGAATTAGAAGGAGCTTTAATTCGGGCGGTAGCTTATATTTCCATTTGGGGCTTACCAATGACGGTGGAAAATATTACACCTGTTTTAGAACCGCCTAACGAAAAAATGGCAGCTACCCCAGAAGCAATTTTAAAGGTTGTAGCAGATAATTTTGATGTTTCAATAGACGATCTCAAAGGTAACTCACGACGAAGAGAGATTAGCTGGGCGCGTCAAATTGGAATGTATCTCATGCGTCAACATACATCTCTGAGTTTGCCGAGAATTGGCGAGGAGTTTGGTGGTAAAGACCATACAACGGTAATCTATAGTTGCGATAAAATTACCCAACTCCACCAGAGCGATCGCACTTTAGCACAAACAATCCGCCAACTGAGCGATCGCATCAACATGACTAGCCGTTCTCAAAAATCATAGGGTAAATATGCTGACGGGGCGCTTGTCGCCTCGTCAGCACTGCGCGAACAGACCTCAGAGGGAAGCGACACGAGCGATTTTAAGACGCTCGGATGATTTATTCTGTGGCGATAAAGTTCGCACAACAGAAGCTTTAAAAGATGATGACCGCGATTACGACTTTATAAATGGTCTCTAAATATATTTTCAAAAATTAAATCGGAATTCTATATGTCGAGTAAAAAGAAAGAACCAATTGGATGTGGATGCTCAAATATTCCGATTTCTATAATCCTAATTATCTTAGGAGGTGGTTATTGGTGGTTTAGCCAAAAAGGATATCCAGAAATTAGCAAGTTTTTAGATAATAGTAAAAAGATAAATATAGATATTCCTAAGCCTACTAAAACTAGTTCTTTAACTATTAATGCAACTCCTTCTATAATCCCAATACCCTCTTTAGTAAGCACTCCAACCTTTACTGATAATCCGAAAATAATCCCAGATAAAAAAATACTATTGCTTCAAACAGCTTGGGAGAAGAAAGTAATTAGAGGAATTTATTTGACTCGCTACCAAATTACCAATAATGCCAACGAACAAACGATTCGTGAAAGAGTTCGTTACTATCGCTCTCAAGGAATCAATACAATTATTCATGGTGTTTGGGGTAATGGTTGTACTATGTACAATAGCGAAGTCATGCAGCAAACTTTCGGATATAAAAGTTGTCCAAATCAATTTCAGGAACAATGGTTAAATTGGTTGATAGATGAAGCACATAAGCAAGGAATGCAAGTTCATGCTTACTTTGAGAAGGGAATTAAAATAGATAAGAATAGCCCAATTTTTGATTTGGCAATTTCCCGGAAATGGATTGTTCCAGGAGTGGATAAAACCTACTCTGGAATTGATCATTATGTCCTTGATGTACAAATTCCTGAAGTTGCTAATCTTTTTCAAAATATCTTAGTAGAGTTTGTCAAAAAATATCCTGATATAGATGCAGTTCAGTGGGATGATTATCTGGGTTATTATGCTGAATTATCTGGAAAAGTTGACCGCACTGCAAATTTAACTAAATTTGTACAACAAATGGTAACTTCTATGAAAAAAGCTAATCCATCGGTGAGTTTTGATATTTGCCATCATAACCCCTATTGGGCTAAAAAATATTTTGCTGCTGACTGGGAAAAATGGGGTGCGGATCGTATATTTATTCAAGCTTATAATGATAGTAATTTTCTTGAAGAGTTAAATTATGCTCAAAAATATGCCGGAGTTGCGATTACAGATCGGCAACTGGGTCATTTAAAAGAATTAGTTGATAACCCAAAAATTAAAAGTATCTTAGTTTTTCCATTTTCAGGAAACCCAGAAAAAACAGCTTCTAGCTTAAAAAACTCACTGTGATGTGTGAGCGAGTTTTCTGAGCGTGGGAAACAAGGGATGATTAAGAAAGCGTGATTTAAAATAGTTTTCAACAGCCCGAAAGAGTAGTAAATCTGGTTTATTAAGAGAGTTATAAACCCAACTCAAAATAATTCAAAATATTCTCTTTGCTCCCAATTAGTCACCTGCTTTAAATACTCTTCTGGTGGCTGATCGGCGACGGACTGCAAAAAGCGATTAATTTCACTCTGTTTCATCTTGATAATGAAGTTTATGAACTGTTGCCCCATTTTTTCAGCAAAAAGTTCGCTTTGGCTCAAATATGCGATCGCCTCTGGCAAACTTTTGGGTAAAATCGGATTTTCTGTAGTATAAGGTGACTCTGTTGGAGAGCCAGGGTCAAGTTTACAATCTACACCATCTAAACCAGAAATCAATTGCGATGCCATGTAGAGATAGGGGTTGGCTGCTGGTTCTCCAACTCGGTTTTCAATGTGGGTACTGGGGTCATCAAAACCGCCTTGTAATCTAATCATTGCCCCTCGGTTTTCCAAGCCCCACCCCGCACGGTCAGGGGCTAGAGAATAAGGTCTAAATCTTTTGTAGCCGTTAATTGTTGGGGTTGTGAACACAGAAGCAGCATTGGCGTGTTTGAGAAGACCACCAACGAAGTGTTTAGCTAAATCTGACGTGAGGGTTTGGGAGTTTGCAGACATGAAAGCGTTCTCGCCTGTGGTAAGGTCTACAAGGGATTGGTGCAAATGCCAGCCATTAGAAGAAGAACCTTGCAATCCTGGACGACACATAAATGATGCAATGTAACCTTGTTGACGGCAGATTTGCTTGGTTGCCATTCGGAATATCATCATTGTATCGGCAGCTTGCAATGCAGGAATC contains:
- the dnaA gene encoding chromosomal replication initiator protein DnaA; translation: MEIPIESLWSQVLERLQVELSRPTFETWIKTASAERLENNCLVIRTPNPFARNWLQKYYINTIAHAVQDILGHPVGIYITVAQGDEVSHFSEREVSWESTNPSSIPEAVSHHNHKTTELNSKYVFSRFVVGANNRMAHAASLAVAESPGKEFNPLFLCGGVGLGKTHLMQAIGHYRWKICPDCKIFYVSTEQFTNDLITAIRKDSMQSFREHYRAADVLLVDDIQFLEGKEYTQEEFFYTFNTLHEAGKQVVIASDRPPNQIPSLQERLCSRFSMGLIADIQKPDLETRMAILQKKAEDENIRLPRDVIEYIASNYTSNIRELEGALIRAVAYISIWGLPMTVENITPVLEPPNEKMAATPEAILKVVADNFDVSIDDLKGNSRRREISWARQIGMYLMRQHTSLSLPRIGEEFGGKDHTTVIYSCDKITQLHQSDRTLAQTIRQLSDRINMTSRSQKS
- a CDS encoding family 10 glycosylhydrolase, with product MSSKKKEPIGCGCSNIPISIILIILGGGYWWFSQKGYPEISKFLDNSKKINIDIPKPTKTSSLTINATPSIIPIPSLVSTPTFTDNPKIIPDKKILLLQTAWEKKVIRGIYLTRYQITNNANEQTIRERVRYYRSQGINTIIHGVWGNGCTMYNSEVMQQTFGYKSCPNQFQEQWLNWLIDEAHKQGMQVHAYFEKGIKIDKNSPIFDLAISRKWIVPGVDKTYSGIDHYVLDVQIPEVANLFQNILVEFVKKYPDIDAVQWDDYLGYYAELSGKVDRTANLTKFVQQMVTSMKKANPSVSFDICHHNPYWAKKYFAADWEKWGADRIFIQAYNDSNFLEELNYAQKYAGVAITDRQLGHLKELVDNPKIKSILVFPFSGNPEKTASSLKNSL
- a CDS encoding glutamine synthetase family protein, with the translated sequence MKRPGFIERHHLWTEIQKEASEKIKAIVKEQDLLLIRTAWSDQHGIVRSKSLLPQAFFSALENGMQISTGTFLFDTGGAIVFNPFVPGGSLDMPLMTGAPNLVAVPDPDTFKIVPWAKRTGFILCDEYFQNGQLMPFSSRGILRQSLVELHQRGLEYIVGLEVEWYLAKLEDPMLAIANVGTSGKPGEPAKVSAVDHSFQYLLESYNPEIQDLLRLLAENLVEMKLPLRSVENEGGVGQFEFTFEPIPALQAADTMMIFRMATKQICRQQGYIASFMCRPGLQGSSSNGWHLHQSLVDLTTGENAFMSANSQTLTSDLAKHFVGGLLKHANAASVFTTPTINGYKRFRPYSLAPDRAGWGLENRGAMIRLQGGFDDPSTHIENRVGEPAANPYLYMASQLISGLDGVDCKLDPGSPTESPYTTENPILPKSLPEAIAYLSQSELFAEKMGQQFINFIIKMKQSEINRFLQSVADQPPEEYLKQVTNWEQREYFELF